Part of the Halodesulfovibrio aestuarii DSM 17919 = ATCC 29578 genome, TGAGTTTTTCTTTCTAAAAAAATTAAATGAAACTAAAGCCCAAATCATCCCTCTGTTGTAATGTACATTTTTTTGCATTACCTTTTAATCACAAATTTGTAATTAACCATCAAAGTGGCTAGAATTGGGGATTTTCAGAACATGGAAGGCACTGCACCACACGATTCAATCTCGTACCCTTCACTGCTTATGTGGCACTGGTACTTCCTTGCATGGGCAACAGGTCTATGGGGAGCTCGCTATTTTGTGCCTTCCCTTGCAGCTCTTGGTGCTCTCATCTTTTTCTACGTACTTACGCGCCTTCTTGCGCGTCAATGCCCAGAACAGTATCTTCCATCGCCCCCAAATAGCGCCTCAAATGTGGTACGTCTTTGCATTGTTTTTGCCATCTTCGTTTTAGGATTGCAGACAGGCACGGCAACACTTGCTAACCGACCTTTTGACATAACCAATCCGGATACGCTTCCTCAGTTTGTTCTTGATAAAAAATATGTGCAGGTTACCGGAACCGTGCGCGAAGTGCTCACCTCTCCCGACAGGCGAATAAAATTCATTCTGACAGATGCAAGCTACACACTGAATGACACGAACGCCCCGATTACCGGCGATTTAGTCTGGACATGGGCAAACCGTAAAGACGCATGGGACAGGCAGCAAAAAGCAATTCAAGTGTTGAATGAAGGGAAAAACGGAAAAGTTTCAATAGCACAAGTCCTCCCGGCAGCATCAAGCCAGCCTGCAATCGCACGACTACGCCCTATGGTCGGTGAAACTGTTTCAATTCGTGCAAAACTACTTCCCATCGTCGGATTCCGTAACAAAGGGGCATGGAACAGCGGTGCCTACTGGCAGAATCAAGGGGTCTTCTGGCGCATATGGACATGGGGGGATAAAGCAATCCCAACCCGCACTGGTAATGTGTCTCTCCTGACATTATGGCGTGAAAAAATGCGCTTTACAGTCTCCAAGCAGCTTGAAGACCTTGTTCACACAAGAGTGGTACAAAAGCTCTCTTCAGTACTGGGAGAGACGGCATATGGTGATGCCTTAGACGTTCTCCCAGCTCTGCTTTTTGGAGATAAATACAATTTCCCAAGCAAGCGTTATACACAGCTTTCGCATGCATCGCTTTCGCATTCTTTCGCACTCTCTGGAATGCATTTAGCGATTGTGGCCTTGAGTATCTCTTTTCTCTTTACACTCGTTATACGCCGCGCCAGCGTGTACGAAACAATCAGCCGTCCTAAACTCCTTGCTCTGGGAATCCTTCCTGCGGCTTCAGTGTATGTCTGGATTGGTGGAGGCTCACCGTCACTTGTACGGGCTTTTATTATGCTTTGTTGCTGGTGCATCCTGCTGTTATTCAACCGTCCTCGCGTTTTTATGGACGGGTTGTTCTGGGCACTTGCAGTAATGACGATAATCAACCCGCTCATCGTATTTGATTTACGGCTTCAACTTTCTGCACTGGCAATCGTCGCTATGATCATTGCGCTGCCGATACTTTCCGTCGTTAAAGCATATCTGCTGCCAAAGGATACCACGCGCTTTCAACGCATAAAACGTGCGGCATTTGATATTCTGTTTCTATCTACTGCAATCCAGTTTGTTTTACTTCCGTTGATTATCTGGAACTTTAACGAGCTGTCCCTATGGAATATTCTAAATATTCTTTGGTTGCCGATTCTAGGTATGGTCATCATGCCACTGCTGTTTCTCGGGCTTCTTGCCGCCTGTTTCAGTATGGTATTACCATCCCTTACTCCTCTCTCCGAAACACTATTTACGATTGCAGCAACCCCCGTCGCAACCCTGTTTTCCTTTCTTGACGATATGGATAAGGCAGGTTTTTTGGATCCAGTCATTATGAATCGCCCGCATTGGATCGAAATATTTGCATGGTACGGTTGCATCATTTCAGCCCTAATATGGTGGAAAACCGAGGGAAACGATGTCATTTCAGAACTGTACAATTCTCTGAGTGAAGGCGCTCCAACTTGGGAAAACAAACTATTTACGGCAGTAGGACTACCGCTTGTTGGAGATGACATAGAGCGGACAGAAAAAGATCAGCCTAACAGGCTACGCAGCGCAGTACCCCCAGATAGCAATACAGAAAAAGGCATCACCCGCCCTGCGAATAAACTGAACAGTGGATCTTCCCGCTGGATGGCCCGCATAGCCTTTTTATGCTTTGTCCTGCTTCTTTTCGTACCGGATGCACTGCGTACATACGGCACAGAAAGCAAAACTCGATTACATGTTCTGGATGTAGGACAGGGCCAATCTTTGCTACTGACCTTTCCTAACGACA contains:
- a CDS encoding ComEC/Rec2 family competence protein — translated: MEGTAPHDSISYPSLLMWHWYFLAWATGLWGARYFVPSLAALGALIFFYVLTRLLARQCPEQYLPSPPNSASNVVRLCIVFAIFVLGLQTGTATLANRPFDITNPDTLPQFVLDKKYVQVTGTVREVLTSPDRRIKFILTDASYTLNDTNAPITGDLVWTWANRKDAWDRQQKAIQVLNEGKNGKVSIAQVLPAASSQPAIARLRPMVGETVSIRAKLLPIVGFRNKGAWNSGAYWQNQGVFWRIWTWGDKAIPTRTGNVSLLTLWREKMRFTVSKQLEDLVHTRVVQKLSSVLGETAYGDALDVLPALLFGDKYNFPSKRYTQLSHASLSHSFALSGMHLAIVALSISFLFTLVIRRASVYETISRPKLLALGILPAASVYVWIGGGSPSLVRAFIMLCCWCILLLFNRPRVFMDGLFWALAVMTIINPLIVFDLRLQLSALAIVAMIIALPILSVVKAYLLPKDTTRFQRIKRAAFDILFLSTAIQFVLLPLIIWNFNELSLWNILNILWLPILGMVIMPLLFLGLLAACFSMVLPSLTPLSETLFTIAATPVATLFSFLDDMDKAGFLDPVIMNRPHWIEIFAWYGCIISALIWWKTEGNDVISELYNSLSEGAPTWENKLFTAVGLPLVGDDIERTEKDQPNRLRSAVPPDSNTEKGITRPANKLNSGSSRWMARIAFLCFVLLLFVPDALRTYGTESKTRLHVLDVGQGQSLLLTFPNDKRMLIDGGGFSSRSFDVGRAIIMPCITRQHDASLQWIISTHPDTDHLRGLFYPIANANVGNYLASNATPHGWNKKQLRQALRKAGLTKRILSAGDVLTISENLELEVLHPPKNSTLEGNNNSLVLRLVQHNGTERKGLLLVTGDIELKGIRELMDTKADLSAEVLILPHHGSVSSFSPEFYNAVNPKVAIASCGFLNKFKFPSPNVMKELHRRGIQAITTASQGEVALYLE